The genomic DNA GTACGACGTCGGTGCTGGTGGCGCGGAAGGTAATGGGCAGGTCCGCGGGTACGACGATGCATTGCGGCACGAAGGAGTACTGCTGGGCTACGACGCGGACAATCACCTTGCCGTCATTGTCCATCGCGGTGCCTAAGTTGCTTTCAACGAATTCGCCACGGATGTGCAAGGTTTTCACGTCGATGGTCTCTACCCTGGACGGCGGCATGGCCGCCCAGTGAAGGCTGGTGATGATCATCATCGCCACCAGGGAAGCGATGATGATCCCAACGATGATGGCCCAGCGGCGTTCTGCCGCGACGGCGACAAATTCCGCGTGGTGGCTGCCATCGGGCGCCGGGGAGTTGGTATCGGCTCTCACTGAACCGCGCCTCGTGGCAGATAGACAAACAGATAGAAGCCGAAATAGATGGCAATCACGATGGCGGTCGCGACGCCGGCTATCGCAAACGTTCCCGATGGGCCGCGGCTGACGATCCGGGCGACCTCCTCGTCCAGTCGTCTTGCTTCCTCACTCTCAATGGGATCGGCCATCTCTTTCCTCACTCAGGAAGCAGCGTACGAAGATCGTTGGCTTGGGCCGGTGTCACGGGCGTACCGCTATTGCCCCATGCAACACGGATATACGTGACTACGGCAGACACCTCTTGATCGTTCAGGATATGCGAGAAGGGGGCATGCCATGAGGCCGCGGGTTCTTCGCGGTACCGGGCGCATAGCCGCCGTTGAGCACCATGCGAATGGAATTGACGGGCGACAACATGGTGAGGGACTGATTGGCCGCCAGTGGAGGAAATGCCGGCGGCTGCCCTTTGCCTTCCGCGCCGTGGCAGACAGCGCATTGCAGTGCGTACACCTTGCGGCCCAGTTCCATCACAGCCGGATCGACCAGGCGCGCCTGGCTGGTGGGAGGCGTTTCGGCATCCCTTTGCGGCAGTGCCTTGAGATAGACTGCCGTCGCCTCGACGTCGGCATCGCTAAGATACTGAAGGCTGTTGTAGACCACCTCGGCCATCGGGCCGTACACCGTCGCCCGGTGCGAAACGCCTATTTGCAGGAGATCCGAGATGTCCTTGATGGCCCAGTTTCCTAGCCCGGCCTCCTGGTTGGAGGTGAGTGAAGGCGCATACCAGTTCTGGTTGGGGATCATGCCGCCTTCGAACGCCTTCGACTCGCTCGAACCGCCCAACATATTGATGGCCGTATGGCACATCGCGCAATGCCCCAGGCCCTGTACTAGGTACGCGCCGCGGTTCCATTGCGTGGATTGCTTGGGATCGGCGACGTACTCGCCCTCCTTGAAGTACAGCGTTCTCCAGCCGATCAACAGTTCGCGCTTGTTGAAGGGGAAACGCAGCTCGTGCGCGCGATTGGCCTGCTTTACCGGCGCAACGGACATGAGATAGGCAAAGATCGCATCCGAGTCGGCCCGCGTCACTTTGGTATAGGAAGCGAACGGCATGGCGGGATACAACAGCGCCCCGTCACGCGAGACGCCGGTGTGCATCATTCGGTAGAAGTCGTCGGCGGTCCATTGGCCAATGCCGGTTTCGTCGTCTGGCGTGATGTTAGGGACGAAGAGGCTGCCAAACGGCGTGGCCATCGCCCGGCCTCCCGCGAAGGGCTTGCCGTTCGGCGCCGTATGGCAGGCCACGCAGTCGCCGGCGCGGGCGAGATACTCTCCGCTGTCGATGATCCGTGTGGTCGCATTGACTGGCCGGACGTCCATTTTTTCAGGAAGCTTGCCGGGACGGAACCAGTACACGGCGACCACCGCGACCACGGCTGCGGCCAGCAGGACGGCGATTCCGATCCCAATACGCGCGCTCGTTCGCATACGGCTTATCGCTGGCTGCCGCATGCCAGAGGCATGCGCACAAGGTTGGACGACTCGGGCGACAGGTCCTTCGGCGCGGGCTGCAGCGACAACCAAGCCGCTACCGCCGTGACGTCGCTATCGGAAAGCCGCGTAGCGATGCGCTTCATGCAATCGGGCTCGGCGGCATGGCGGTCGCCGACCCGCCAGCGCGTCAGCTGGGCCACGATATAGGTCGGACGCAGCCCGATCAAACCTGGAATGCCCGGCTCCATGCCGGTCAGCCCGGCCCCATGGCATGTCGCGCACGCGGGGACATTCTTGCTGGCATCGCCGGCGCGTACCAGGGCCTGGCCTCGTGCCACCGTGGCGGGATCCGTGGTTCCGGCCTCCTGGGCCGCGAACGGCGGCCTTTGTTTGGCGAAGTGGTCGGCGATTTCCCGCAGGTAGGCGTCGGGCAAGTAGGCGACCAGGTAGTTCATGGGCGGGTACTTGCGCGTGCCGTCCCGGAAGGCCACCAGTTGATTGTAGAGATAGCCCGCGGGCTTTCCGGCGATGCGTGGGTAGTAGCCGTTGCTCGTGCCTTGTCCGCTCTGGCCGTGACAGGTCACGCATCCCTGCACCCTGGCCTCCAGCGAGTCGACCTGCTTGAACGCGGGGACAGCCTCGGCCGTAGCCTGTGCCAGCGCCCATCCGGGAGCGCCAAGCAGGCATGCGAGGAAAGCCGCCATTCTTGGTCTTCGCATTGGATTGTGACGTCGTCACCCTTTGGCGAAACCTCTGCCGCTGGCAGAGGCGGACGCCGGACGCCGGACGCCGCCAATATGCCGCCTGAGAGTTGCGCTGCGTTGTGTTTGCTGCGCTATCAGCGTAGGCGGTCACGACGGTTAAAGTCAATGTACGCTTGGCGGCCCATCGCGTGGAGCGCAGGATCGCTGGCGTACGTCGTCCTGGAACCGGGAGGCCTTATGGACCTCCTTTGCCCCGGGAGATCCACTCGTCACTCATTCAGCCCGCACCTTGACGTAGCGGCCGGGCGCCGCCTCGATCACGGCGTACTTCTTGCTTCCGAGCTGACTGCGCGCGTCGACGGGCTTGCCTGCCTTGGGCGCGAGCCACTTGATCCAGTGGGGCCACCAGCTACCCGGCGTCGCTTCGGCACTGGCAAGCCATTGATCGGCATCGTCGCCCAGCGTACCGCCGGTCCAGTAGCGGCGCTTGTTCTTGGACGCCGGATTGATAACGCCCGCGATGTGGCCGCTCGCGCCAAGCACAAACTGCGTCTTGCCCCCGACCAGTTGCGTCGTTCGGTAGGCGGACTTCCAGGGCACGATGTGGTCGTCCTGCGTCGCCAGCACATAGCTGGGCAGATCGATACGGCCCAGGTCCACGGGCGTGCCGCACATTGTCAGCCGGTCCGCCACGCACAGGTTGTTCTCGAGGTACATATTCCGCAGGTACCAGGCGTACATCGGCCCCGGCAGGTTGGTGCTGTCGGCGTTCCAGTAAAGCAGGTCGAATGCCTCGGGCGACTTGCCCTTCAGGTAGTGGTTGATGACGTTCGGCCAGATCAGGTCATTGGCGCGCAGCGTCTGGAACACGAAGCCGAGTTCGGCGCCGGGGTAGATGCCACCCTGCCCGATCGCCTGCTCGCGCGATGCCACGCCTTGCTCGTCGATGAATACGCCGAGGTCGCCGGGGTCCTGGAAGTCGAGCATGGTGGTCAGCAGGGTCAGGCTGGCCACGGAGGTGTCTGCGCGCGCACGCAGCACCGCGAGCGCGCAGGAGAGGATCGTGCCACCCACGCACCAGCCGAGCGCGTTGAGTTTGTCGGCGCCGCTGATGGCCAGCGCCACCTCGATCGCTTTCATGACGCCCTGGCTCAGGTAATCATCCCAGGTAATGTGGCCACAAGTGGCGTCGGGGTTGCGCCACGAGACCAGAAAGAGAGTGTGGCCTTGTTCGACGGCGAACCGCACAAACGAGTTCTCTGGCTGCAAGTCCAGGATGTAGAACTTGTTGATGGACGGCGGCACGATCAGCAGCGGGCGCGTTGCCACCCGTTCGGTCAGCGGCGCGTACTGGATCAGTTGAAAAAGCGCGTTCTCGAACACGACCGAGCCTTCGGACACTGCCACGTTCTTGCCGATCTCGAACGCAGTCTCGTCGGTGATCGACAGCCCGCCTTTGCGCATGTCCGCCAGCAGGTTCTTGAGGCCGGCCTGCAGGCTCTCGCCACGCGTCTCGAACGCGAGTTGCATCACCTCCGGATTGGTCGCGGCGAAGTTGGCCGGGCTCATCGAGTCGATGAACTGGCGCGTGTAGAAGCGCAGCCGTTGCTTGGTGGGCTCGTCAAGCGCCGCGGCCTCGACCATGTCGCCGGCTAGTCTGGCGTTGAGCAGGTAACTTTGCTTGAGCAGGCTGTAGGCGGGATTGTCGCGCCATTCGACGGCGCTGAAGCGGCGGTCGCCCCGCTCGGGCGCGACCACCGCGTCGGGCAGTTGACCGGCCAGGTTGGCTATCATCCGCGTCCATAGCGCGAACTGCTGCTGGAAATAGTTCAATTGCAGATCCGCGAACGGTCCGGCGCCGGACTGCGCAGATGGAGCGCCGGAGCCGGGGACCTGTGCGGCTGGGTTAAGCATCATGGCCTGCCACAGGCTCTGTCCCGACTTGATGAAACCCTGAATATATTCGTCAGGAACCTTGTGGGGCGATGCCATTGTTTTCTCCATGGTGTCGGGTGCCGTGGCGGCCCTCGGCCGGCGCGTCCATGCCTGGCCTACTTGGGCTGCATCAACTTCTTCATCTCCTCCATATGCTGCGTGGCCCGCTGCGTGATGGTAGCCAGCGCATCGACCTGCGACCTGCGTGCCATCTCCGCGAGATCCTTCATATCGGTCAGCGCCGTCTGGTAAGCCACGCCAATCATCTCCGCCTGCTTGGCAGGGTCGATCGAGCCAGCGCCGCCGGCCTGGGCCTTGGCAAAGTCCTGAATTCCCTGCATGGTCCGGGTCAGGATCTCGGTTTGCTTCTGTGCCATTGCCTGCATCGCCTCATAGGCGACCTTGTTGCTCTCGGCTAGCGCTTCCATGTCCTTGCGCCGCGACTCGATGATCGGCGACATGTCAAGCCCGGGGATCTTGAATTGCTGAATCATCTTGGTCACGTCGGCGAAGGGGTTGGTTTCGGTAGTCATGTTTGTCTCCCGTTGAATGGGATCGTTGCGGGTTCGCAGGCTGGCAGCGGCGATGATCGCCGCCGAGATCACGCTGGCGGTCAGCATGCCATGGGCAATCCGCCCCTTGAACTGGGTGGTCCGGGCGAATTCCTCGTTGATGTGCACCGCGTTGTTGTCGCCCGAGACGGCGGCGAACAGGACGATGTCCGCCTCCGTGATCGTCCTGGGGAAGGTGGCGGTCATGCCCGGTTCCAAAATCCTCATAGTCGTAGCCGTCGAGTACGTTCATGACTCCTGCGTTACGCGGCCTTGGGCAGGACGGGGATATCCGCCGCTTGCAACGCGCCCTTGCGTTGTCCCCCCGCGCCCTTCTCGATAAAGCCGAAAGGCTTCCCTAGCGGCAGGAGCACCCGGCCAAAGTAGGTGTTTAGGAACACGGCGCCGGCGCAGTACAAGCCCAGGAACGAAATGAGCAGTTCGGAATAGGCGGCAAGCTGGGAGAACAAGCCTCGGTGGATGTCCAGTATCGACAGCCCCAGCGAGGGCAGCAGAATATTGATCAGCACCAGGATGGCCGCGAACACCTTGTTCGCCTCGAACGCGGCGACCATGATAAACAGCGAGAAGATCGTATAGCCGAAGCAGGCGAAGGCAAGCTGCCTGGGATCCGCCTTGTCGCCGACAGCGCCGAACCAACCTAGGCTGATCGCCCAGTGCATTGCGACTGCAATCCAGAACAAACCGTACGCGCCCAGCACAATCGCGCCGAAATAGTTGTTCTTCTTGAAATCAACGAACGATGCCCAGATCTGCGCGACGGATCCCAGGAACAATGCCCAAGGGATGAGATAGGTGACGCCGGTAGTCCATCCCATCTTCTGGGACGCCGCCACGAAGGTCACCATGGCCAATCCGAAGACACCCAGCGCGGTGGGGTCGGACATCAGAATTTTCGTCTCTGTGACGTTTGGCGAGGCATGCATTTCAGATACTCCCCAGACACTTCTGCGGTCAGCGCGACCGGCCATCGATTGAGAGGTCTTCGGTGTCATAGCCGTTGACCTCGTTCCTTCCTTCTGCCTCCCGTGAACAGGTCGAGGTCAGAACAGCGTTTCGTCCAGCGCGAGTACCGAACTGGCACCGTTGACAATCGCCTCGCGGTAAGCCTGTGCCAGCGGCAATACGTGCTCCGCATAGAAATGTGCCGTGACCATCTTGGCCCGGTAGGATCCTGCGTCGGGCTCCGCCAGCTTCGCCTTGGCGATCAATGCGGCGCGGGCCATCAGCCAGCCTCCCACGACCGTGCCGAATAGCATCAGGTAAGGCACCGCGCCGGCTGCCGCACGGGCGGGCTCGCGATCGTAGGTCGCGAGCAGCCAGTCGGTTGCCTTCTCCAGCGCTACCGTGCCGCGCTGCAAGGATGCCGCGATGCCATGGAGTTCCTTGCCGCCCGCAGCTTCGAGCGCAGCCAAGGTCTCGTTCATCTCGCCGAGCAGGACGTTCAGCGTGGCACCCCGCTCGCGCGCCACCTTGCGCCCGATCAGGTCGTTGGCCTGGATGCCAGTCGTACCCTCGTAGATGGTAGTGATGCGCGCATCGCGCATATGCTGGCAGGCGCCGGTCTCTTCGATGAATCCGACCCCGCCGTGCACTTGAATGCCGAGCGACGTGATGTCGAGCGCGTTTTCCGTGCACCAGCCTTTGACCACGGGTGTCAGGAGATCCGTCAGCGCCTGGCACTTCTGGCGTTCGGTCGCATCCGGATGGGAATGCGCCTTATCCATCTGGGCGGCGGTGAAATAGGCCAGTGCCCGCATCGCCTCGATGCGGGCTTTCATGCTCATCAGCATGCGGCGCACATCGGGATGCCGGATGATGGGTACGGGCGGGCCGGATGTCGCCCCGATGGGGCGGCTTTGCACGCGTTCCCGTGCGTAGCCCAACGCCTGCTGGTAGGCACGCTCAGAAATGGCCACGCCTTCCAGGCCGACGTTGAGGCGGGCGTGGTTCATCATCGTGAACATGTATCCAATGCCGCGGTTCGCCTCTCCCACAAGGTAACCGATGGCGCCCTCGTTCTCCCCAAAAACCATGACCGCGGTGGGACTGGCGTGGATGCCCATCTTGTGCTCGATGGACGCGCACGTCAGGTCGTTGCGCTGGCCCAGGCTGCCATCCGGTTTCACCAGGAACTTGGGGACGACAAACAGCGAAATCCCCTTCGTGCCCTCGGGCGCGTCGGGCAGGCGTGCAAGCACCATGTGGATGATGTTCTCCGCCATGTCATGCTCGCCCCAGGTGATGAAGATCTTCGTGCCGGTGATGCGGTAGTGGTCACCCTCGGGTTCGGCCTTGGTGCGGATCGCGGAGAGGTCCGAGCCAGCCTGCGGCTCGGTGAGATTCATGGTGCCGGTCCATTCGCCCGAGACCATCTTCGGCAGGTAGCGTTGCTGGTCCCGCGCAGAGCCATGATGCGCGATCGCCGCCACGGCGCCCAGCGTCAGCATCTGGCACAAAGAGAAGGCCATGTTGGAAGCCTTCCACATCTCAAGCACCGGGGTGGACACCAGCGAAGGAAGGCCCATGCCACCGAAGTCGGGACTCGCGGGCATGGCGTTCCAGCCGTTCTCGATGAACTGGCCGTAGGCCGCCTTGAATCCGTCCGCTGTCGTTACCACTCCATCCGTGCACGCACTGCCCTGGCGACCGCCCTGGGCGTTTATGGGCGCGAGCACCTCCGTCGCAAATTTCGCCGCCTCGAGGAGGATCGATTCCACAACCTCGGGTGTGGCTTCCTCGTTGCCCGGCAGCGCGGTGATCTCGGCCAGACCCGCCAATTCGTTCATCGCGAAAAGCATGTCGCGTATGGGTGCCACGTACGTGGTCATCTTGGTGTCCTTCATATGCCAGGTTCAACGCTCGAGTGCCTTTACCTGTTCGCGCAAAATGAACTTCTGAATCTTGCCGGTCGCGCTCTTTGCCAATGGGCCGAAGATAACCGTCTTCGGTACTTTGAAACGCGCCATCCGTTCGCGGCAGAAGTCGATGATCTCGCGCTCCGTGGCCTGTCCGCCCTCCTTGAGTTCGATAAAGGCGCATGCAACCTCTCCCCATTTCTCGTCGGGGCGCGCCACCACCGCAGCGCCTATCACGGCGGCATGGCGGTAGAGGACATCCTCCACTTCGAGCGAGGAAATGTTTTCACCGCCCGAAATGATCACATCCTTCGAGCGGTCCTTGATCTTGACGTAGCCATCGGCGTGGACCACCGCCAGATCGCCGCTATGGAACCAGCCGCCGGCAAACTCCTTCTCCGTCGCATGGGGGTTCTTGAGATAGCCCTTCATGGTCAAGTTGCCGCGGAACATGATCTCGCCCATGGTCTCGCCATCCCATGGTACGGGCTTCATGCTTGTCGGATCCATGACCGTCATGCCTTCCTGCATCGGCGCCCGCACGCCCTGGCGGCCATTGAGCTCGGCACGCTGCTCCAGAGGCAGTGCGCTCCAGCTTTCTTGCTTGGCACATACCGAGGCGGGGCCGTAGGTCTCGGTCAACCCGTAGACGTGCGTAATGTCGAAGCCGATCCGCTCCATGCCCTCGATGACCGAGGCCGGTGGCGCGGCGCCGGCGATAAAGGCGTAAACCTTTTGCTCGATGCCGCTGCGCATCTCTTCCGGCGCATTGATCAGCATGCTGTGCACGATGGGCGCGGCACAGAAGTGCGTGACCTTGTGACGCTTGATCGCATCGAATATCGCCTTTGTATCCACCCGCCGCAGGCACACATTGACGCCGGCGTTGGCCGCCATGGTCCAGGGAAAGCACCAGCCATTGCAGTGAAACATGGGAAGCGTTCACAGATACACCGCATGGTGCGGCATGCCCCAGGACAGGATGTTCGATATCGCGTTGAGATAGGCGCCGCGATGGTGGTAGACCACACCTTTCGGGTTGCCGGTGGTGCCGGATGTGTAGTTCAGCGCTATGGCATCCCATTCATCCGCGGGGAGCGACCACGCGAAGTCCGCGTCCCCTTCGAGGAGGAACGCTTCATAATCCATTTCGCCGAGTAGCTTCCCACCTTGATATTCAGGGTCATCGATGTCGATGACCAGCGGCCGCTCCTCGAGCATTGGAAGCACGTGCTCGATGGTTGCCGAGTACTCGCGGTCGGTGATCAGGACCTTCGCCTCGCCATGCTGCAGCATAAACCCAATGGCTTCCGCGTCGAGGCGAAGATTCAGGGTATTCAATACAGCACCGATCATCGGTACCGCGAAGTGCGCTTCGTACATGGCCGGCACGTTGGGTGCCATCAGCGCCACCGTATCGCCAACTCCGACACCGCGCTTGTTGAGCGCGGAGGCCAGGCGCCGGCAGCGGCGGTAGCATTCTTTCCACGTGATGCGCCATTCCCCGTGAATCATGGCGATGCGGTCCGGGTAAACGAAGGCAGCCCGTTCCAGGAAGCTAAGGGGGGACAGCGGAACATAGTTCGCGCTGTCCTTCTCGAGTCCGAAGTTGAAAGGGTCGATGTGCGTCACAACGGTCTCCATTCGATTTCCGGCTGAGTCACCGTCCTGTACTTCTGCAAGTACATCCGAAATGATCAACCCTCGCTTCTGCAATTGGTCTGATTGATCCATCTCTATTTCCGGCTTGACGACTCTCTTGAATCACCTTAATCCATTTTCATCAAGGCGATTTCGCACGCCAGGACACAGAAACATCTTGCGTGAAACAGCCATGGAAATCGGTACGGTCGCGTACCCCGACCTAGAAGATCGCTGTGCCTGCCGTACCGGTTCTCATGAAAACCGGTACGGCAGCGTACCGACTTCCATCTCCGTTGCAGGCAAGTTGCAGGCACCGTGTCGGCTGTGCCCGAACCGTCGGTTCGCTGGTGCTCGCAAAGGTCGCGCGCGGAACCATCCCCGTCGGCCGTCCGCGCCAGGACCAACATGATCAGGATCGAAGAATGAAAGCACTTGTCTATCTCGGCCCGGCGAAGAAAGCGCTGGAGGATCGGCCGAAGCCCACCATCATGGCGCCCACCGACGCGGTGGTCCGGATCAGCAAGACGACAATCTGCGGCACGGACTTGCACATTCTCAAGGGCGACGTTCCAAGCTGTCTGCCGGGCCGCGTCCTGGGTCATGAGGGCGTGGGCGTGGTCGAGGAGGCCGGCCCGGCCGTCGAAGCATTCAAGGTCGGAGACCGGGTCTTGATCTCCTGCATCAGCGCCTGCGGCAAGTGCACCTATTGCCGCAAGCTCATGTACTCGCATTGCACCAGCGGCGGCTGGATCCTCGGAAATACCATCGACGGCACGCAGGCTGAATTCGTCCGCATCCCCTATGCGGATACGAGCCTATATCGCATCCCGGACAACGCGGACGAAGAGGCCCTCGTAATGCTGAGCGACATCCTGCCCACTGGCTTCGAGTGCGGCGTTCTCAATGGGAAGGTCCAGCCCGGAAGTACCGTGGCCATCATTGGTGCCGGGCCAATCGGGTTGGCCGCCCTGCTCACCGCCCAGTTCTACTCGCCGGCCGAGATCATCATGATCGATCTCGACGAACACCGCCTGGAGGTGGCGAAGCGCTTCGGCGCGTCAGCCGTGGTCAACGGCACCGGCGGCAAGGCCAGGGAAATGGTGAGGAAGCTAACGGGCGAGCGTGGCGTGGACACCGCTATCGAGGCTGTCGGCATTCCAGCGACCTTCGAACTGTGCGAAGACATAATCGCGCCGGGTGGCACCATCGCCAATATCGGCGTGCACGGGAAGAAGGTGGATCTCCATCTGGAACACTTGTGGGATCGCAACATCACCATCACTACGCGGCTTGTCGACACCATCAGCACGCCAATGCTGCTAAGCACCGTGCGGTCCCACAAGATTGACCCGAAGCTCCTGATCACGCATCGCTTCAAGCTCGATCAAATCTTGGATGCCTACGAGACTTTCGGAAACGCCGCGGACACACGAGCGCTCAAGGTAATCATCGAGGCCTGGCGGCCGTGAACGGGCTCTCCATTCGACAATGCTTCGTACCCGGCCGTCACATCGAACAGTTCCTCGTCGATCGAACCTTGACGCTGGCGTTGAAACCTGCCGCGAAGGCTGGCGAGCAGCTCGTCGATGTTCTTGTCGGCACGTTCCATCGCCGCCAGGCGGCTGGCGTTCTCGCTCGCCAGCGATTCGGCGCAAGCACGGAACAGGGAGATGAAGAGGTGCTCGCGGATCAGTGCGCGCAGCGCCGTGGTGCCGCGGCCCATCACTTCGGGCGGGTTCGGCGTTGGCCAGCGCGGCGCCACCAGGTCCGCTTCCCATTGCGCGTCAAGCGGCAGCAGGCGCTGGTCCCCCGGCTGGTAGAGGCCTCCTGGCTTCGGCCGGTTATAGAAGACGTGGATACGTGGTTGCGACCCCTGGCTTCGGTGCGTTTCCGTATCGACCTGGAGCCGGTCGACGAGCGGGGCGATGGCCTCGATCGAATTCGGTACCGCATAGGTGCCCGTCACGGCGACGCCCGCCTCCACCAGACGTGCACGAACCCGCTCGCCGACAGCCCAGACCGCTCGCTTGCCAGGCAGTGGCAGCAGCGTCTTGAGCACGTGATCGACGATCACCTCGTTGAACTGACCCACCAGACCCTGGTCGGAGCCGAACACGATGGCACCGACGGCTCCCGTGGCTGCGGGCCGGCCGTCCAGCCGTGTCGATGTGGTGGATTCAACCAGCCGAAGGCATGCACCCAGGCCCAGGTTCACCGCAAGGCGGTAATCGGCCAGCGCCAGCACGGACCGCTCGTACTGGCTGATGCTGGAAGCCGCCAGCGCGCGCATGGTCCGCACGACGGATTGCAGGTCCGAGGCGCTGCCGATCTGATGCTGCAGCATGGCCGTCGATTCACTCATGTCTGAGCCCCCGATGCGGCGGGATTCGCAGCGTTCACCGCTGCGATGCGTTGAGCTGGTGGCTCGATTGCAATGTCAGCCTGCGCGCCGGCCTGTAACTGCGCGAGGGCGGCGCGCGCAAGCGCGATGACCGCCTGCCCGTCCTCCTCGCTCGGCTTGCCCGCGTCCTCGAAGCGGGCAGCTACCGCGAGTAGGATGCTGCCCGCCGCTGCTCGAACGGCACGCTCGGCCTCCGGCATCCGCTCCAGCGGCACGGTATCGAAGAGGCCCGCCGTCAATGCCCGCAGGATGGCAATTTGCGCGGGCACCGGGACCGGATCCGATTGCGGCTGCTGAAGGCAGGCACGGATGCGCTGTCCGTGCGCAATGGATTGGCGGCTGTCGTCATCGAGCCGGGCACCGAACCTGGAGAACGTCTCGAGTTCCTCGAATTGCGCGTAGGCAAGCTTGAGGTCTGCCGCCACGGCACGAAAGCTGCCGCGCTGCGCCTTGCCGCCGACGCGTGACACGGACTTGCCGACGTCCACGGCGGGCAGCACACCCAGTTCGAACAGCGTGGGCGACAGATAGACCTGCCCG from Cupriavidus sp. D39 includes the following:
- a CDS encoding cytochrome C oxidase subunit II — encoded protein: MRADTNSPAPDGSHHAEFVAVAAERRWAIIVGIIIASLVAMMIITSLHWAAMPPSRVETIDVKTLHIRGEFVESNLGTAMDNDGKVIVRVVAQQYSFVPQCIVVPADLPITFRATSTDVVHGFIVGTTNANTMLIPGFVSTFTTRFRTTGEQLMPCHEYCGTGHEAMWGRVQVLPRDEFLAKTRTEERLTCVPR
- a CDS encoding c-type cytochrome; its protein translation is MAAFLACLLGAPGWALAQATAEAVPAFKQVDSLEARVQGCVTCHGQSGQGTSNGYYPRIAGKPAGYLYNQLVAFRDGTRKYPPMNYLVAYLPDAYLREIADHFAKQRPPFAAQEAGTTDPATVARGQALVRAGDASKNVPACATCHGAGLTGMEPGIPGLIGLRPTYIVAQLTRWRVGDRHAAEPDCMKRIATRLSDSDVTAVAAWLSLQPAPKDLSPESSNLVRMPLACGSQR
- a CDS encoding PHA/PHB synthase family protein, which produces MASPHKVPDEYIQGFIKSGQSLWQAMMLNPAAQVPGSGAPSAQSGAGPFADLQLNYFQQQFALWTRMIANLAGQLPDAVVAPERGDRRFSAVEWRDNPAYSLLKQSYLLNARLAGDMVEAAALDEPTKQRLRFYTRQFIDSMSPANFAATNPEVMQLAFETRGESLQAGLKNLLADMRKGGLSITDETAFEIGKNVAVSEGSVVFENALFQLIQYAPLTERVATRPLLIVPPSINKFYILDLQPENSFVRFAVEQGHTLFLVSWRNPDATCGHITWDDYLSQGVMKAIEVALAISGADKLNALGWCVGGTILSCALAVLRARADTSVASLTLLTTMLDFQDPGDLGVFIDEQGVASREQAIGQGGIYPGAELGFVFQTLRANDLIWPNVINHYLKGKSPEAFDLLYWNADSTNLPGPMYAWYLRNMYLENNLCVADRLTMCGTPVDLGRIDLPSYVLATQDDHIVPWKSAYRTTQLVGGKTQFVLGASGHIAGVINPASKNKRRYWTGGTLGDDADQWLASAEATPGSWWPHWIKWLAPKAGKPVDARSQLGSKKYAVIEAAPGRYVKVRAE
- a CDS encoding phasin family protein, coding for MTTETNPFADVTKMIQQFKIPGLDMSPIIESRRKDMEALAESNKVAYEAMQAMAQKQTEILTRTMQGIQDFAKAQAGGAGSIDPAKQAEMIGVAYQTALTDMKDLAEMARRSQVDALATITQRATQHMEEMKKLMQPK
- a CDS encoding acetate uptake transporter: MTPKTSQSMAGRADRRSVWGVSEMHASPNVTETKILMSDPTALGVFGLAMVTFVAASQKMGWTTGVTYLIPWALFLGSVAQIWASFVDFKKNNYFGAIVLGAYGLFWIAVAMHWAISLGWFGAVGDKADPRQLAFACFGYTIFSLFIMVAAFEANKVFAAILVLINILLPSLGLSILDIHRGLFSQLAAYSELLISFLGLYCAGAVFLNTYFGRVLLPLGKPFGFIEKGAGGQRKGALQAADIPVLPKAA
- a CDS encoding acyl-CoA dehydrogenase, with protein sequence MTTYVAPIRDMLFAMNELAGLAEITALPGNEEATPEVVESILLEAAKFATEVLAPINAQGGRQGSACTDGVVTTADGFKAAYGQFIENGWNAMPASPDFGGMGLPSLVSTPVLEMWKASNMAFSLCQMLTLGAVAAIAHHGSARDQQRYLPKMVSGEWTGTMNLTEPQAGSDLSAIRTKAEPEGDHYRITGTKIFITWGEHDMAENIIHMVLARLPDAPEGTKGISLFVVPKFLVKPDGSLGQRNDLTCASIEHKMGIHASPTAVMVFGENEGAIGYLVGEANRGIGYMFTMMNHARLNVGLEGVAISERAYQQALGYARERVQSRPIGATSGPPVPIIRHPDVRRMLMSMKARIEAMRALAYFTAAQMDKAHSHPDATERQKCQALTDLLTPVVKGWCTENALDITSLGIQVHGGVGFIEETGACQHMRDARITTIYEGTTGIQANDLIGRKVARERGATLNVLLGEMNETLAALEAAGGKELHGIAASLQRGTVALEKATDWLLATYDREPARAAAGAVPYLMLFGTVVGGWLMARAALIAKAKLAEPDAGSYRAKMVTAHFYAEHVLPLAQAYREAIVNGASSVLALDETLF
- a CDS encoding zinc-dependent alcohol dehydrogenase family protein, with product MKALVYLGPAKKALEDRPKPTIMAPTDAVVRISKTTICGTDLHILKGDVPSCLPGRVLGHEGVGVVEEAGPAVEAFKVGDRVLISCISACGKCTYCRKLMYSHCTSGGWILGNTIDGTQAEFVRIPYADTSLYRIPDNADEEALVMLSDILPTGFECGVLNGKVQPGSTVAIIGAGPIGLAALLTAQFYSPAEIIMIDLDEHRLEVAKRFGASAVVNGTGGKAREMVRKLTGERGVDTAIEAVGIPATFELCEDIIAPGGTIANIGVHGKKVDLHLEHLWDRNITITTRLVDTISTPMLLSTVRSHKIDPKLLITHRFKLDQILDAYETFGNAADTRALKVIIEAWRP
- a CDS encoding F0F1 ATP synthase subunit gamma, with translation MSESTAMLQHQIGSASDLQSVVRTMRALAASSISQYERSVLALADYRLAVNLGLGACLRLVESTTSTRLDGRPAATGAVGAIVFGSDQGLVGQFNEVIVDHVLKTLLPLPGKRAVWAVGERVRARLVEAGVAVTGTYAVPNSIEAIAPLVDRLQVDTETHRSQGSQPRIHVFYNRPKPGGLYQPGDQRLLPLDAQWEADLVAPRWPTPNPPEVMGRGTTALRALIREHLFISLFRACAESLASENASRLAAMERADKNIDELLASLRGRFQRQRQGSIDEELFDVTAGYEALSNGEPVHGRQASMITLSARVSAAFPKVS